A single region of the Saprospiraceae bacterium genome encodes:
- a CDS encoding contractile injection system tape measure protein — MSNRHLIGKETIELRLNRHQQAYALQEQFSQFHWRLIVPALEQLFDRLVGEDILLRLDKLEIDLGEITEQDLLSTEMIDLLVQQLEEAITVELQRPSPQSVLVKPMTNLFKQWLFFLEHGYLPFHACLPVSSSIWQKAIFESLALEEKAVIDLHLLLSRRPMAFERLLLQYDNSFLQKIVELNTGYPQEKLRQTIEALAKLVASLVKEIKGIQKKNEDLEINETESTENIQQQKQVEGGQQRVAESYREWETLFGPKIEDYISHTLRPILQTLFQNKVIAATDFSNKTLIKKRITSILHSRWATRTKLSDNQIIHQMEREAWAIVLNETVLHRNKRTVEQLIAIIVKQQKIIASLPLIAGILSEKEFGHEALGVLPETEALSLPLLQKLIAEKEEENTFVSQTLQEAHPKPSEPIPFTQQEDAFFILNAGMVLLHPFLVHFFKKLGLIEGKDFRDDLSCQKAICLLHFLATGEIKPPEYILVLPKFLCGLPLNSPVDNSIILTKEELEEAENMMQAAIEHWEALGTVSIDGLREGFLQRDGKLEKRQTGWTLLVERQVLDILIDRLPWTISMIKLPWMQEPLRIEWTK; from the coding sequence ATGTCCAACAGACACCTCATCGGCAAAGAAACCATTGAATTGCGCCTTAATAGGCACCAACAGGCCTATGCCTTGCAGGAGCAATTCAGTCAGTTTCATTGGCGATTGATAGTGCCTGCTTTGGAGCAACTTTTTGATCGCCTGGTCGGAGAGGACATACTGCTTCGTTTGGATAAGCTGGAAATTGACCTGGGAGAAATAACAGAACAGGACCTGTTATCAACGGAGATGATTGACTTGCTGGTACAACAATTGGAAGAAGCAATCACTGTCGAATTACAAAGGCCCTCCCCCCAAAGTGTATTGGTGAAACCAATGACTAATCTTTTTAAGCAATGGTTGTTCTTTTTGGAACATGGGTATCTACCCTTTCATGCATGTTTGCCTGTTTCTTCTTCCATATGGCAAAAAGCCATTTTTGAATCCCTGGCATTAGAGGAAAAGGCGGTAATAGATTTGCACCTGTTATTATCTCGTCGGCCAATGGCTTTTGAACGTCTTTTGTTACAATATGATAATTCCTTTCTACAAAAAATTGTAGAACTAAACACTGGATATCCGCAGGAAAAATTAAGACAAACAATAGAAGCACTCGCCAAATTGGTGGCCAGCCTCGTAAAGGAAATCAAAGGCATTCAAAAGAAAAACGAAGACCTTGAAATCAATGAAACCGAGTCCACTGAAAATATACAACAGCAAAAGCAGGTAGAAGGAGGCCAACAAAGAGTGGCTGAAAGTTATAGAGAATGGGAAACCTTATTTGGGCCAAAGATAGAAGACTATATTAGCCATACCCTTAGGCCAATACTGCAAACCCTATTTCAAAATAAGGTGATAGCTGCTACGGACTTTTCCAATAAAACCCTTATTAAAAAAAGAATAACATCCATCCTGCATTCCCGTTGGGCTACTAGAACTAAACTGTCTGATAACCAAATTATTCATCAAATGGAACGGGAAGCCTGGGCTATTGTTTTGAATGAAACAGTCCTACATCGAAACAAACGGACAGTTGAGCAATTGATAGCAATTATTGTAAAACAACAAAAAATAATCGCTTCCTTACCACTCATTGCAGGTATCTTATCTGAAAAGGAATTCGGCCATGAGGCCTTGGGAGTGCTTCCCGAAACAGAGGCTTTATCTTTACCCCTTTTGCAAAAATTGATAGCCGAAAAGGAGGAAGAAAATACCTTCGTTTCCCAAACATTACAGGAAGCGCATCCCAAACCGTCAGAACCAATACCCTTTACCCAACAGGAGGATGCTTTTTTTATTCTAAATGCAGGTATGGTATTACTTCATCCCTTTTTAGTGCATTTTTTTAAAAAACTGGGGTTGATTGAAGGCAAGGACTTTAGAGATGACCTAAGCTGCCAAAAAGCTATTTGTCTTTTACATTTTTTAGCAACAGGTGAAATAAAACCGCCGGAGTATATTTTAGTATTACCTAAGTTTTTATGTGGCCTACCCCTAAATAGCCCTGTGGATAATTCAATCATCCTTACAAAAGAAGAACTGGAAGAAGCTGAAAATATGATGCAGGCAGCAATTGAACATTGGGAAGCCTTAGGAACCGTTTCGATAGACGGACTCCGAGAAGGCTTTCTCCAAAGAGATGGTAAATTGGAGAAACGACAAACCGGCTGGACTTTATTAGTTGAACGTCAGGTCCTGGATATTCTAATAGACCGATTACCCTGGACCATCAGTATGATAAAGCTCCCATGGATGCAGGAGCCACTACGCATAGAATGGACGAAATAG
- a CDS encoding vanadium-dependent haloperoxidase gives MTTEKVTLSNVLIWNRLACDAIYYTKKPPTLAARSLAMVHTAMYDAWTAYTTTKELSTTWGDRFQRPDVECTWQNREKAYGHAAYTVLESLFGADLPDEHKTMFKQKMKDFGYNAGDKSIDVTTPQGIGNLSGKLVLECRKGDGSNQENAYSDYSGYKPVNPPPPERVKVIDRWQPQLDDDHNPQQFMTPHWGLVKPFALTWGGQFRPEPPAESDSIKFENQIKEIIQFSKGLTEGQKLSAEYWAGMHEDQFEDNSCLDNHKYWTTPPAQCCRIGHYIAKKNGFQNTYAIKFFFALTNALLDASIAAWDAKQHYDYCRPEGVIHELYDEKTFKAWGGPCRGVVEMEGEGWYPYLLNSPPFAEYVSGHSTFSRAMAEIITCFCGTNAYGEEVIIPAKTSKIEPDCTPALDYRLYWRTLHDAADDAGMSRRYGGIHFEDGDLRGRELGKKVALSVWAKVTDYWAGKLD, from the coding sequence ATGACAACAGAAAAAGTAACCTTATCGAACGTCTTAATCTGGAATCGCCTAGCCTGCGATGCTATTTATTACACCAAGAAGCCGCCTACCTTGGCTGCTAGGTCACTGGCTATGGTTCATACCGCCATGTATGATGCCTGGACCGCTTACACAACTACTAAAGAGCTGAGTACCACTTGGGGCGACCGCTTTCAGCGGCCCGATGTAGAGTGTACCTGGCAAAATAGGGAAAAAGCCTATGGTCATGCAGCCTACACTGTACTTGAATCGCTCTTCGGGGCGGATTTACCTGACGAGCATAAAACGATGTTTAAACAGAAAATGAAAGATTTTGGCTATAACGCAGGAGATAAATCGATAGATGTCACCACCCCTCAGGGGATTGGAAATCTCTCGGGAAAACTCGTTCTGGAGTGCCGCAAAGGGGACGGTTCTAATCAAGAGAATGCTTATTCGGATTATTCGGGATATAAACCTGTTAACCCACCACCACCTGAACGAGTGAAGGTAATAGATCGTTGGCAGCCACAGCTGGATGATGACCACAATCCACAACAATTTATGACCCCTCATTGGGGCTTGGTAAAGCCATTTGCATTGACTTGGGGCGGCCAATTTCGACCCGAACCACCTGCTGAAAGTGATAGCATTAAATTTGAAAATCAAATCAAGGAAATCATTCAGTTTAGTAAAGGCTTAACAGAAGGACAAAAGTTGAGCGCTGAGTATTGGGCGGGTATGCACGAAGATCAATTCGAAGATAATTCATGTCTAGATAACCATAAATATTGGACGACTCCCCCAGCACAATGCTGCCGGATTGGGCATTATATCGCAAAGAAAAATGGTTTTCAAAACACCTATGCTATTAAATTTTTCTTCGCTTTGACCAATGCTTTGCTTGATGCGAGTATCGCAGCTTGGGATGCTAAACAACATTATGATTATTGCCGTCCGGAAGGTGTAATTCATGAATTATATGATGAAAAAACCTTCAAAGCCTGGGGTGGCCCTTGTCGTGGCGTAGTAGAAATGGAGGGAGAGGGTTGGTACCCTTACCTGTTGAATTCACCACCTTTTGCAGAGTATGTATCAGGACATAGCACTTTTAGTCGGGCTATGGCAGAGATTATTACCTGCTTCTGTGGCACCAATGCTTATGGAGAAGAGGTGATTATTCCTGCCAAAACCTCAAAGATTGAACCAGACTGTACACCCGCTTTGGACTATAGACTTTACTGGCGCACACTGCATGATGCAGCGGACGATGCAGGTATGTCGCGTCGATATGGCGGCATTCATTTCGAGGATGGCGATCTGAGGGGTAGAGAACTGGGGAAAAAAGTAGCGCTATCCGTATGGGCGAAAGTCACCGATTACTGGGCTGGGAAGTTAGATTAA
- a CDS encoding ParA family protein: MHIISAAIQKGGSGKTTTALNLAAALRDQGKTCLLVDLDPQANLSQSLGVQDELEPNIYHLLKQEAFGKPIRVEEAILEKSGLDLIPSSLELASAELELVSVYGREKIMNQMLQRLDRQYDYIFIDCPPSIGILTVNALVASQYILLPLNAEFLSFKGAKSFLRHLELVKRLNNEIAVLGFVLTKFDTRKTMNQEVREQLRKEFGPDTVFQTYIRSNIALAQAQEQGIDIFSFKKNANGAQDYRQLATEFLAKIAE, translated from the coding sequence ATGCATATCATATCAGCGGCGATTCAAAAAGGAGGCTCAGGCAAAACAACCACTGCCTTAAATCTGGCAGCAGCCTTGAGAGATCAGGGCAAGACCTGCCTGCTGGTTGATTTGGATCCGCAAGCTAATTTATCGCAATCCTTGGGGGTTCAAGATGAGTTGGAGCCTAATATTTATCATTTGCTAAAGCAAGAAGCATTTGGTAAACCCATCAGGGTAGAAGAGGCTATTTTAGAAAAGTCAGGGCTCGATTTAATTCCTTCTTCCTTAGAATTGGCTAGTGCAGAATTAGAATTGGTCAGTGTTTATGGCCGGGAAAAGATCATGAACCAAATGTTACAACGACTTGACAGGCAGTACGATTATATTTTTATTGATTGTCCGCCTTCCATAGGAATACTAACCGTAAACGCCCTGGTAGCCAGCCAATATATTTTACTTCCCCTGAATGCCGAGTTTTTATCTTTTAAAGGTGCCAAGAGCTTTTTGCGGCATTTAGAGTTGGTCAAGCGACTAAATAATGAGATAGCTGTTTTGGGCTTCGTGTTGACAAAATTCGATACCCGTAAAACCATGAACCAGGAAGTCCGTGAGCAGCTACGGAAGGAATTCGGACCTGATACGGTCTTCCAAACCTACATCCGCTCCAATATCGCCCTAGCGCAAGCCCAGGAACAAGGGATTGATATTTTTTCTTTCAAAAAAAACGCCAATGGCGCACAGGATTATCGACAGTTGGCAACGGAGTTTTTAGCCAAAATCGCTGAGTGA
- a CDS encoding DUF4157 domain-containing protein, whose amino-acid sequence MKASDTKTTTTAHQLQTKGAAQQPFFQKESGDGILANGKSSFFSPSSENDKDQQAFFKKTTPPPFVQAKLTIGQPGDKYEQEADRTADQVVQTLSENKSQPQTLSESILLGTISRKPLSITPIQRKCAECEAKEQEEAAPDQESIQMKPIFESNAEPPPENIEEGNGPIQRKCSACEQEEQIQQKASNAVIPQASSDLESRLQSTKGGGSPLPENTRSQMEGAFGTDFSSVRVHTDNSAVQMNKELGAQAFTHGSDVYFNAGRYDTGSKGGQHLLAHELTHTVQQGGGINAKMIQKNGEEGHSASENEAIEGNTVPDGTAVEETHSTDCPQLVPPYPTEEHTGEAEGETSIYEELIGMGLSGGFLGVYAAFGLAGRALWLLLPDSLKVRIINSVLDTAITGAYLQRVIGGYLPGGFLNEIFGSILIGFYKALRNLPDEQKLSMFHRHMRIVLGGDLTFTIHYLKGIIMGFFLDGLVGIVQMVIDIICFIPRIINFFTSLTNFIRNIPNELGALAISLNSMMAEIGNFLQNGIQEIKDLISDPSRIHAFFDSIKTSINVAAESIGRSAALAFVRFMNRSSAALGEIAGRIAGQVIFEAVLIYFTAAVGAGVTAAKAAIRYIGRFLMKIGQYIFKIIRSIGRVLKFIKNALKSAMQFLTRMFRLLAQKARQVIDKILDIFIAFRRYCRPGSVICDVLLQIERKIVGTQGLAHSFDRHAAQWFGRPVGRSFIPQWQSLIERATRSKQVFRWHTGNSATVGHLARIEGKYFLVQFFADGPRVGELATAFVPNQSQLSQILSFLR is encoded by the coding sequence ATGAAGGCCAGCGATACCAAAACCACCACCACTGCTCATCAGCTCCAAACCAAAGGAGCAGCGCAGCAGCCTTTCTTCCAGAAGGAAAGCGGAGATGGTATTTTGGCTAATGGCAAATCTTCCTTTTTTAGTCCGAGTAGTGAAAATGACAAAGACCAGCAAGCTTTTTTCAAGAAAACTACTCCGCCTCCTTTTGTGCAAGCCAAGCTAACTATTGGCCAGCCCGGTGATAAATATGAACAAGAAGCCGATCGCACCGCCGATCAGGTCGTCCAGACCCTTTCGGAAAATAAGAGCCAGCCCCAAACGCTTTCTGAATCCATATTGCTTGGGACGATTTCCAGAAAACCACTTTCTATCACCCCCATCCAGCGCAAATGTGCCGAATGTGAAGCAAAAGAGCAGGAAGAAGCGGCGCCAGACCAGGAATCCATCCAGATGAAGCCCATCTTCGAAAGCAATGCGGAACCACCGCCAGAAAACATAGAAGAAGGAAATGGCCCCATTCAACGCAAATGCTCAGCCTGCGAGCAGGAAGAGCAAATCCAGCAGAAGGCTTCTAATGCTGTAATCCCTCAAGCCTCCAGCGACCTGGAATCTCGACTCCAATCTACCAAAGGAGGAGGCAGTCCGCTGCCAGAAAACACTCGGAGCCAAATGGAAGGTGCCTTTGGAACAGATTTTAGTTCAGTGCGGGTGCATACCGACAATTCGGCGGTACAAATGAACAAAGAACTGGGGGCGCAGGCTTTTACGCATGGCTCGGATGTTTATTTTAATGCGGGGAGGTATGATACAGGTAGTAAAGGAGGGCAGCATTTGTTGGCGCATGAGTTGACGCATACGGTGCAGCAGGGGGGAGGGATTAATGCGAAAATGATTCAAAAAAATGGAGAGGAAGGTCATTCAGCATCAGAAAATGAAGCAATTGAAGGAAATACAGTCCCTGATGGTACAGCAGTAGAAGAAACACACTCCACTGATTGTCCTCAATTGGTTCCTCCTTATCCGACCGAAGAACATACAGGAGAAGCTGAGGGTGAAACTTCTATTTATGAAGAGCTCATTGGCATGGGACTATCAGGAGGCTTCTTAGGCGTTTATGCTGCGTTTGGGTTGGCTGGTAGAGCACTTTGGTTATTACTTCCTGATAGTCTGAAGGTTAGAATTATCAATTCCGTTTTAGATACTGCAATAACAGGAGCATATCTGCAGCGTGTTATTGGTGGCTATCTTCCAGGAGGCTTTTTGAATGAGATATTCGGATCTATTCTTATTGGTTTTTATAAGGCGTTAAGAAACCTTCCAGATGAACAAAAACTATCCATGTTCCACCGACATATGCGAATCGTTTTAGGTGGAGATTTAACCTTTACCATCCACTATCTGAAAGGAATAATAATGGGTTTTTTCCTGGATGGATTAGTAGGTATTGTTCAGATGGTCATAGATATTATCTGTTTTATCCCTCGAATTATTAATTTCTTCACCTCCTTGACCAATTTCATTAGAAATATCCCTAATGAATTAGGAGCCCTTGCTATTTCATTGAATAGTATGATGGCAGAGATCGGTAATTTTCTACAAAATGGGATACAGGAAATCAAGGATTTAATTAGCGATCCTTCCAGAATTCATGCATTCTTTGATTCCATTAAAACCTCAATCAATGTCGCTGCCGAATCTATTGGTAGAAGTGCTGCACTAGCGTTTGTTCGTTTCATGAATAGATCAAGTGCTGCACTAGGTGAAATTGCTGGTCGTATTGCTGGTCAGGTAATCTTTGAAGCAGTTTTGATTTATTTTACAGCAGCTGTTGGAGCAGGAGTAACCGCAGCCAAAGCAGCTATTCGATATATTGGTCGCTTCTTAATGAAGATTGGACAATATATTTTTAAAATTATAAGATCTATAGGACGAGTCTTGAAATTTATCAAAAATGCCCTTAAGAGTGCTATGCAGTTCCTCACACGGATGTTTAGATTATTGGCTCAAAAAGCGAGACAGGTTATTGATAAGATTTTAGATATCTTTATAGCGTTTAGGAGGTATTGTAGGCCGGGGAGTGTGATTTGTGATGTTTTACTACAAATAGAAAGAAAAATTGTAGGTACTCAAGGGCTTGCACATTCTTTTGATAGACACGCTGCTCAGTGGTTTGGTAGACCAGTAGGACGGAGTTTTATTCCTCAGTGGCAAAGTCTAATTGAAAGGGCAACCCGAAGTAAACAGGTTTTTAGATGGCATACTGGTAACTCTGCTACCGTCGGACATTTAGCAAGAATTGAAGGTAAATATTTTTTGGTGCAATTCTTTGCTGATGGACCAAGGGTTGGTGAATTGGCAACAGCTTTTGTTCCAAATCAATCACAGCTTTCACAAATACTTAGCTTTTTAAGGTAA
- a CDS encoding DUF4157 domain-containing protein — translation MKSIFRRHRNPHQNNEQQEKPFFSKIKDREEGPEKTSFFKAGSAGYKGSSIQTKLAIGQPGDVYEQEADAVADSVVNHSPAQPVVQRQEISSVQRTTLATPVEDERLGTAESRMEKDKLIQEKPEIQQMEGEEEEPVQMQEGEEEEVQMQEEEEEPVQMMGKKEEEAPVQKMEKEETVQTQTNGQPGSPTSLGAKLKSSKGKGSPLPAQTRSEMENSFGVDFSKVRIHTDSPSVAMNRQLSAQAFTNEQDIYFNSGKFDPESKAGKHLLAHELTHTMQQGGGEIKREKIGTAFSHLTGSKSSFKKITGTFDGRDFSLFGDGKSIMTVAAQSGRPYSVKEKDAKACGGSTSESYMNNPKYVGITDNGPIPEGEYQFKATQMATFNQAERNKMLLGGTFTDPFGRSLHGGDWGSGRVALAPIKILPGPKGCGNTSARSGFYLHGGIMPGSSGCIDVGNAGFDTVVQQLQGYRGNIVVKVKYTHGAQDVGIIDRALGRFTYPEGENPTVLDRIKSIFSD, via the coding sequence ATGAAATCAATATTCCGCCGCCACCGCAACCCCCACCAAAACAACGAACAACAGGAAAAGCCCTTCTTCTCCAAAATAAAGGATAGGGAGGAAGGTCCTGAAAAAACATCCTTTTTCAAAGCTGGTAGTGCTGGGTATAAAGGAAGTTCCATTCAAACCAAACTGGCGATTGGCCAGCCGGGCGATGTCTATGAGCAAGAGGCTGATGCAGTAGCCGATTCAGTGGTTAATCATTCACCTGCTCAGCCAGTGGTACAAAGACAGGAAATCAGTTCGGTTCAAAGAACGACCCTAGCCACTCCGGTAGAAGATGAGCGATTAGGAACAGCTGAAAGTCGAATGGAAAAGGATAAACTGATACAGGAAAAACCAGAAATACAGCAGATGGAAGGGGAAGAGGAGGAGCCTGTTCAAATGCAGGAAGGAGAGGAAGAAGAGGTTCAGATGCAAGAAGAAGAAGAGGAACCCGTTCAAATGATGGGAAAAAAGGAAGAAGAAGCGCCGGTTCAGAAGATGGAAAAAGAGGAAACAGTTCAAACCCAAACCAATGGTCAGCCGGGCTCACCGACTTCTTTAGGTGCCAAACTCAAATCGTCTAAAGGGAAAGGCAGTCCGCTACCCGCCCAGACCAGATCAGAAATGGAAAACTCCTTTGGAGTCGATTTCAGCAAGGTGAGGATTCATACAGATAGCCCGTCCGTAGCTATGAATCGCCAATTATCTGCCCAGGCTTTTACAAATGAACAGGATATTTATTTCAATTCAGGGAAGTTTGATCCGGAATCGAAAGCAGGAAAACATTTGTTGGCCCATGAGTTGACGCATACGATGCAGCAGGGAGGAGGGGAGATAAAAAGAGAAAAGATTGGTACAGCCTTTTCCCATTTAACGGGTTCTAAAAGTTCATTTAAAAAGATAACAGGCACTTTTGACGGTAGAGATTTCTCCCTCTTTGGAGACGGTAAATCTATAATGACGGTAGCTGCTCAATCAGGTAGACCCTATTCTGTAAAAGAAAAAGATGCTAAAGCTTGCGGAGGTTCCACCAGCGAATCCTACATGAATAACCCAAAATATGTAGGAATTACGGATAACGGCCCAATTCCGGAAGGAGAATACCAGTTTAAGGCCACCCAAATGGCTACTTTTAACCAGGCTGAACGAAATAAAATGCTTCTGGGTGGCACTTTTACTGATCCATTTGGGCGTTCTTTACATGGCGGCGATTGGGGCTCAGGGAGAGTAGCATTAGCGCCCATAAAGATCTTGCCTGGCCCAAAGGGATGTGGTAATACCAGTGCGAGAAGTGGCTTTTATTTACATGGGGGTATTATGCCAGGTTCTTCAGGTTGTATTGATGTGGGGAATGCTGGATTTGATACTGTAGTTCAACAGCTCCAAGGATATAGAGGAAATATTGTTGTTAAAGTTAAATATACCCATGGCGCTCAAGATGTGGGGATAATTGATCGGGCTTTAGGTCGATTCACTTATCCAGAAGGAGAGAACCCTACTGTTTTAGATAGGATTAAATCCATTTTTTCGGATTAA
- a CDS encoding ATP-binding protein has product MEATTATFPFLSYLANTILARIDDYFGAESRKAYPPLPTLNGTPSKLNEFIKEHKLKEEDILLLLIALAPHIQPTFFEAIISERIPNEGNFPDFGGVRGKQFRGIIPTGETAVFIIGGGKLEERFKVQELFNADHIFYQKKVLWLEEPPPGEPRMSGKIIMASEYVELFTTGKVSPPHFSAAFPAKLIKTELSWEDLIINNDIKKQIQDLQNWVLYNDILLRDWGMAKRIKPGYTVLFYGPPGTGKTMTASLLGKYTKREVYRIDLSTVVSKYIGETEKNLSSLFERAEDKNWILFFDEADALFGKRTNVRDAHDKYANQEVSYLLQRIEDFNGMVILASNFKNNIDDAFMRRFNAVIKFPVPDRFEREEIWRRSFPSQIGFEVDQKGVMIDLPNIAGKYELSGGHIINVVQHACLKALAKKDVFIHWNDILDGIRLEFEKEGKIFQD; this is encoded by the coding sequence ATGGAAGCTACCACTGCTACCTTTCCTTTCCTTTCCTACCTCGCCAATACCATCCTGGCCAGAATAGATGACTATTTTGGAGCCGAATCCAGAAAGGCCTATCCTCCTTTGCCTACATTGAATGGTACGCCCTCTAAACTGAACGAATTTATCAAAGAGCATAAGCTTAAAGAGGAAGATATTCTCTTGTTGCTTATTGCCTTGGCGCCTCATATACAACCTACTTTTTTCGAAGCCATTATTTCCGAAAGAATTCCAAACGAAGGTAACTTTCCTGATTTTGGCGGCGTCCGAGGAAAGCAATTTAGAGGCATTATTCCCACCGGAGAGACAGCCGTTTTTATTATTGGTGGCGGAAAATTGGAAGAGCGGTTTAAAGTCCAGGAATTATTTAATGCAGACCACATTTTTTACCAAAAAAAGGTGCTATGGCTGGAAGAACCGCCACCTGGTGAACCTCGCATGAGCGGAAAAATTATAATGGCTAGTGAATATGTTGAGCTTTTTACGACAGGTAAAGTTTCACCCCCCCACTTTAGCGCTGCCTTTCCCGCCAAGTTGATTAAAACGGAATTGAGTTGGGAAGACCTAATTATTAATAATGATATTAAAAAGCAAATACAAGACTTACAAAACTGGGTACTTTATAATGATATTTTGCTCAGAGACTGGGGGATGGCAAAACGGATCAAACCAGGCTATACTGTTTTGTTTTATGGACCTCCCGGGACTGGTAAAACCATGACAGCAAGTCTTTTAGGGAAATATACTAAAAGGGAAGTCTATCGAATTGACCTCTCTACTGTTGTATCCAAATACATAGGTGAAACAGAAAAGAATCTATCCAGTTTATTTGAACGTGCGGAAGATAAAAATTGGATTCTCTTCTTCGACGAAGCGGATGCGCTCTTCGGCAAGCGCACCAATGTCCGGGACGCTCATGATAAATACGCCAACCAGGAGGTCTCTTATCTTCTACAACGTATAGAAGACTTCAATGGAATGGTTATCCTGGCCTCCAATTTCAAAAACAACATTGACGACGCTTTCATGCGGCGTTTCAATGCCGTTATAAAGTTCCCTGTACCGGATCGATTCGAGCGTGAAGAAATTTGGCGGCGCTCTTTCCCTTCCCAAATTGGTTTCGAAGTAGATCAAAAAGGAGTCATGATTGATTTGCCTAATATCGCTGGCAAATATGAACTTTCAGGGGGGCATATTATTAATGTGGTACAACACGCCTGCCTAAAGGCATTAGCCAAAAAGGATGTTTTTATTCATTGGAATGATATCCTGGATGGCATTCGATTGGAGTTTGAAAAAGAAGGAAAGATTTTCCAGGATTAG